From a region of the Rhinopithecus roxellana isolate Shanxi Qingling chromosome 8, ASM756505v1, whole genome shotgun sequence genome:
- the GOLT1A gene encoding vesicle transport protein GOT1A isoform X3 yields the protein MISITEWQKIGAGITGFGIFFILFGTLLYFDSVLLAFGNLLFLTGLSFIIGLRKTFRFFFQRHKLKGTSFFLGGVVVVLLRWPLLGMFLETYGFFSLFKGFFPVVFGFLGDVCSIPFLGALFRRLQGTSSMV from the exons ATGATCTCCATCACCGAATGGCAGA AGATTGGTGCGGGGATCACCGGTTTCGGCATCTTCTTCATCCTCTTTGGAACACTCCTGTACTTTGATTCTGTGCTCCTGGCCTTTGGAAAC CTGCTGTTCCTGACGGGCCTCTCCTTCATCATCGGCTTGAGGAAGACCTTTCGGTTCTTCTTCCAACGGCACAAACTCAAGGGAACCAGCTTCTTCCTGGGGGGTGTGGTTGTCGTGCTCCTACGCTGGCCCCTCCTGGGTATGTTCCTGGAAACCTACGGATTCTTCAGCCTGTTCAA GGGCTTTTTCCCTGTTGTCTTCGGCTTCCTGGGCGATGTCTGCAGCATCCCCTTCCTGGGTGCG